One stretch of Sulfuricystis multivorans DNA includes these proteins:
- a CDS encoding ZIP family metal transporter, with product MSLPLLAQIVAGCLLGGLLSLFAAALVMFGLPRRWLTYTVSFSTGILLATATLHLMPEVLESGLTPHEVFPLLLAGILGFFALEKFALWRHAHGNDAHPDAGHCEDHTHSHHHMRLDDGTLSILVGDGFHNFTDGLLIAAAFLADPKLGWATTLAIIAHEVPQEAGDFAILLSAGWRRGRALFWNGVSSLASLFGGIVGYFALERALGWVPQILTLAAASFLYIAVADLMPRLKREQQGLVWHAALLACGIAIVVFSSTHSH from the coding sequence ATGAGCCTTCCTCTCCTCGCCCAGATCGTTGCCGGCTGTCTGTTGGGCGGTCTGCTTTCGCTATTCGCCGCCGCCCTGGTGATGTTCGGGCTGCCCAGGCGCTGGCTGACCTATACCGTCAGCTTCTCGACTGGAATCCTGCTCGCCACGGCAACATTGCATCTGATGCCGGAGGTGCTCGAATCCGGGCTCACGCCGCACGAAGTCTTCCCGCTGCTGCTGGCCGGTATCCTCGGTTTCTTCGCGCTGGAAAAGTTTGCCCTCTGGCGCCACGCGCATGGCAACGATGCCCATCCCGACGCCGGTCACTGCGAAGACCATACGCACAGCCATCATCACATGCGCCTCGATGATGGCACGCTGTCGATCCTCGTCGGCGATGGCTTTCACAACTTCACCGATGGCCTGTTGATCGCCGCCGCCTTCCTCGCCGACCCAAAACTCGGCTGGGCCACCACGCTCGCCATCATCGCCCACGAAGTGCCGCAGGAAGCCGGCGACTTCGCGATCCTGCTTTCCGCCGGCTGGCGGCGCGGCCGCGCGCTGTTCTGGAACGGTGTTTCCAGCCTCGCCTCGCTTTTCGGCGGCATCGTCGGCTATTTCGCGCTGGAGCGCGCGCTCGGCTGGGTGCCGCAGATCCTGACGCTCGCCGCGGCGAGCTTCCTCTACATCGCGGTGGCCGACCTGATGCCGCGCCTGAAACGCGAGCAGCAGGGCCTCGTCTGGCATGCCGCTTTGCTCGCCTGCGGTATCGCGATCGTCGTCTTTTCCAGTACCCATTCCCACTGA
- a CDS encoding Fur family transcriptional regulator: protein MGERTLPPTSAALLRAAGIKVTQPRLAVLDALRAAARPMSHAELEALLAKIDRVTLYRILDAFVRHGLATKAADARGVFRFAAAGAPRPHEDHLHFRCQACGGVFCLKAPRPPAPKLPPGFQLDEAEFDLRGTCAACAKGVR, encoded by the coding sequence ATGGGCGAGAGAACCCTTCCCCCGACTTCCGCGGCGCTGTTGCGCGCTGCCGGCATCAAGGTGACCCAGCCGCGGCTGGCGGTGCTCGACGCCTTGCGTGCTGCTGCCCGGCCGATGAGCCATGCCGAGCTCGAGGCGCTGCTTGCCAAGATCGACCGCGTCACCCTCTACCGCATCCTCGATGCCTTCGTCCGGCATGGCCTGGCCACCAAGGCCGCCGATGCGCGCGGCGTGTTCCGCTTCGCCGCTGCGGGTGCGCCGCGCCCGCACGAGGACCATCTGCATTTCCGCTGTCAGGCTTGCGGCGGCGTGTTTTGTCTCAAAGCGCCGCGACCGCCGGCGCCCAAGCTTCCGCCCGGCTTTCAACTCGACGAAGCCGAATTCGATCTGCGCGGCACTTGCGCCGCCTGCGCGAAAGGGGTTCGATGA